Proteins encoded together in one Bradyrhizobium sp. CB82 window:
- a CDS encoding GntR family transcriptional regulator, whose amino-acid sequence MSFQIAQILRERVARGECLPGQRIPTEIQLAKEFGVSVVTVQRALRDLQAEGLVARHRGRGSFISSDGPALLKTATSHDALGQMFSEEFGSDTEIIARETVRCPPYLAESFAGAKNLMRLKRLVHRDGRPWSYAVAHLLPEHGKKLSPSLLRRYPTFRLMRDVVGVPLNDVDMRIEARLPDAEVAEALKVGPLSPILTYKGRLHDGQKRTLIAIELSFPGDRFALRFNMDLQAGGTKADLP is encoded by the coding sequence TTGAGTTTCCAGATCGCTCAGATACTTCGCGAGCGCGTCGCCCGCGGAGAGTGTCTACCCGGTCAACGCATTCCCACCGAGATCCAACTCGCCAAGGAGTTCGGCGTGAGCGTAGTGACGGTGCAGCGTGCGCTGCGGGACTTGCAGGCCGAGGGGTTGGTCGCGCGCCATCGCGGCCGCGGTTCGTTTATCAGTTCGGATGGACCCGCGCTTCTTAAGACGGCGACTTCCCACGATGCGCTTGGTCAAATGTTTTCCGAAGAGTTTGGGAGTGATACGGAAATCATCGCGCGCGAAACCGTTCGCTGCCCTCCGTATCTCGCCGAATCGTTCGCTGGCGCGAAGAACCTGATGCGGCTCAAGCGCCTAGTTCATCGCGACGGAAGACCTTGGAGTTACGCCGTCGCGCATCTGCTGCCAGAGCACGGCAAGAAGCTATCCCCCTCATTGCTGCGAAGATACCCCACCTTTCGCCTCATGCGAGATGTAGTTGGCGTTCCGCTAAACGATGTCGACATGCGTATCGAGGCCCGCCTTCCTGACGCAGAGGTTGCCGAGGCGTTGAAAGTCGGCCCCCTCTCCCCGATCCTGACCTACAAGGGCAGGCTTCACGATGGTCAAAAGCGGACTTTGATTGCGATCGAACTTTCCTTTCCGGGCGATCGCTTTGCGCTACGCTTCAATATGGATCTTCAGGCGGGCGGGACGAAAGCAGATTTACCTTGA
- a CDS encoding acyl-CoA thioesterase: MFETAFTVEWGDCDEAGIVFYPNYFYWFDCAYQRWLRKLGLGQRELRRRFNGVTPLVDVGARFVKPVRYDDELVIYAETTAWGQRRFQVDYRLSVGNVEVASGFEQRAWRTLPIQASSAVGTCRPSSGQCSSEADVEGRERT, translated from the coding sequence ATGTTTGAGACAGCTTTTACGGTAGAATGGGGAGACTGCGACGAAGCCGGTATCGTCTTTTATCCCAACTATTTCTATTGGTTCGACTGCGCCTATCAGCGCTGGCTGCGTAAGCTTGGACTGGGCCAGCGCGAGCTTCGACGCCGCTTCAACGGTGTCACGCCGCTCGTCGATGTCGGCGCTCGCTTCGTGAAGCCTGTCCGCTACGACGACGAACTGGTGATCTACGCCGAGACGACCGCGTGGGGCCAACGGAGGTTTCAAGTCGACTACAGGCTTTCGGTAGGGAACGTTGAGGTAGCCAGCGGATTCGAGCAGCGCGCTTGGCGGACATTGCCGATACAGGCGAGCTCCGCGGTGGGAACGTGCCGCCCGAGTTCAGGGCAATGCTCAAGTGAAGCCGACGTCGAGGGACGGGAGCGAACATAG
- a CDS encoding FAD-dependent monooxygenase: protein MRLSRIAVVGGGPAGLYFGYLWKRRHPDAQVDVFEQNQEGATWGFGVVFSDKALDFLRADDPEAAEAISARMETWRDITLVHRGTRTVLDGVGFSAVGRLEFITRLTARARSVGVTLRFGTVVRSADELAGYDLIVAADGLNSLIRRTHEGDFKTSLSYDDNKFAWYGTTKRFETLTQTFVETELGTFNAHHYRYSGEMSTFIVECDRKTWLRVGFADKTEEESRAICQNVFAETLEGHQLVSNKSVWRSFPWLWNDHWSFRNMVLVGDALHTAHFSIGSGTRLALEDVVALVSALDREQHDLRGALEAYEATRRPIVETLVKAAKTSAAWYERFPEHMKLTPLELGYSYITRSGRIDDAQLRAMCPCFMKHYDALSPGPDKSRQPGALS from the coding sequence ATGCGGCTCAGTCGCATCGCGGTAGTCGGAGGAGGTCCTGCAGGGCTGTACTTCGGTTACCTTTGGAAACGGAGGCACCCAGACGCCCAGGTTGACGTCTTCGAGCAAAATCAAGAGGGGGCGACTTGGGGATTTGGAGTCGTCTTTTCGGACAAGGCGCTCGACTTCCTTCGAGCGGACGATCCGGAAGCGGCGGAAGCCATCTCGGCTCGCATGGAGACGTGGCGCGACATCACACTGGTTCATCGTGGTACGCGCACCGTTCTTGATGGTGTCGGATTCTCCGCTGTCGGTCGGCTCGAATTCATCACGCGACTGACAGCGCGCGCTCGCTCCGTCGGCGTGACTCTGCGGTTTGGCACGGTCGTGCGCTCTGCAGATGAGCTTGCGGGATACGATTTGATCGTGGCCGCGGATGGCTTAAACTCGCTGATCCGGCGGACCCATGAGGGCGATTTCAAGACGTCCCTCTCCTATGACGACAACAAGTTTGCATGGTACGGTACCACCAAACGCTTCGAGACGCTGACCCAGACGTTCGTCGAAACCGAGCTAGGCACGTTCAACGCTCATCACTACCGGTACTCAGGCGAGATGAGCACGTTCATCGTCGAGTGCGATCGCAAGACCTGGCTGCGAGTTGGCTTCGCGGACAAGACCGAGGAAGAGAGCAGAGCCATTTGCCAGAACGTGTTCGCCGAGACGCTCGAAGGGCACCAGCTGGTGAGCAACAAGTCGGTCTGGCGGAGCTTCCCTTGGTTGTGGAACGATCATTGGTCATTTCGAAACATGGTTCTCGTCGGCGACGCACTCCACACGGCGCACTTCTCGATCGGATCAGGCACGCGGCTGGCGCTTGAGGACGTCGTTGCTCTCGTGAGCGCGTTGGATCGTGAACAGCATGATCTGCGTGGAGCGCTCGAAGCTTATGAAGCGACACGGCGTCCCATAGTGGAGACGCTGGTCAAGGCGGCAAAGACAAGCGCGGCGTGGTACGAGCGTTTCCCTGAACACATGAAGCTGACCCCGCTCGAACTCGGCTACAGCTACATCACTCGCTCGGGCCGCATCGACGACGCTCAACTCCGCGCAATGTGTCCGTGCTTCATGAAGCATTATGACGCGCTTTCACCAGGCCCAGATAAATCGCGACAGCCAGGAGCGCTTTCATGA